AGAACTCGTTTAAGCGTTGAAATGGACTTGAGTGCGTCAAACACTTCGTTTTTGTCCAGAAACTTTTCATTGAAGGTTTGCGTGCCGTAGAGCGATTTTACTTCTTTCATAAAATGCTGTACGCTAGGTTTGTTCTCAAGCTTGCGGGACGTTAGCCGGTTATTGACGACGTCTGCTACAGGCAGAACAGTCTTTTTCCAGCCGTCATCATACACCCAGCCTTTCATATAACCCGTTACCGCTCCAATATCCTCCGGTGTGAAAAAGGATACATAGGCGCCTTGCTTACGGCAGGCGTTCACCAGTTCTTGACAGAACATCGTGATGGAGCCAAAGGGCCGATCGGGCTGATCGGGATAATCCTGGCTAACCAGTACACTGATGTAGGGTCCAAGGCGAAGCGTACGGCTGGCAGAACGATAGGATACCCTCAGGACCGAACGTGGAACGAGACCGGTCTTGCTGGCAACTGTCTGATTGATGCGCAGCCCGTCATACCTTGGTACCGGAATAACAGTGACTTCGCGGCGGAAAGAGCCAAATTGCAGCTGAAGCGGCCTTCCTGAAGGGATTTTAAGCGCCTTAAGCACCCCTTCGCCCAGCATGATGACGTCGTCCTGCAGGATGCCCGAGCCGGTAACCTGAATCGTTACTTTTTTAGTGGACATCACGGATCTCCTTCCGGGCGGCAACTTGATGTCTGATCTCGAAGTTGAACGGCATCTGAACATGGCATGTGCTTCATCATATGAGGACATATAACCCTTGGTGATTGACCCATATGGATTAAATGCATTTGATTTTGAGGCAGGTTATGGATGGCCTGTTTCAGATCGCCCTTGTTTGACAGGAGAGAAAAGCGTGTATTAACACGGATGAACAAACCAATCTGAGGAGGAATAATAGTGAACATTTATGACAAAGCCAATGATTTGGCCAAAGCACTGAGAGAAAGCAGCGAGGTGGAAGAGATTACTTCCGCGATGAAGCTGATTGAAGCTGATCCAGATGCAAAAGCAATGCTGGATAACTTCCGTGATCAACAAATGGAACTGCAACAACGTATGATGAGCGGGGATATGCCAGCTCCGGATGAGATGGAGAAAATGGAGAAACTGTTTGAAGTACTGAGTTTGAACCTGAACATCCGTCGCTTGTTTGATGCGGAGCGTCGTCTCAGTGTCATCATTGAAGACGTGAATAAAATTATTGCTGATAGCCTGGGTCATCTGTACGGTGGCGCTGAAGCGTAAAAAGTAGTTCAAAAAGTCCACTTTTGATTACGAAGGATGCCTAGCTTCATTCCATCTTCTCGGTACTGAAAACTGATCTTTTTGAACACGTACTACAAGGTTGTCTTGTTTTTTTACCTGAACCTTTCATATTAGCTCCTTATCGTTCATAGACTAGACATATAGAGTCGATCAAGAACGAAGGAGCTGTGAATGGTGAAGAGGTTGAAAAAAGCAAAACATGTGATCTATCTGCTTATTGCGTTGTCGATGCTGGTCATTGCACTGCCGCGGATTTCCTTTGCTGGAGGAATGGACTGGGTTAATATTTTTGGCATCGTATGGGTGCTGTTCTCCTTATTAATCGTTGGTGCACATCTGCATTTTATTCTCGGTGTGGATGAAGAGAAGAAGCGTGCACTGGAAGCCGTTCGCCGGGCGAAGCTGCGGCAGTGGGAGATGAAACTGCTGGACAAGCAGGAGCGGAGCGAGTCTGTATAAGGTACAGAATGAGATCCAACATGGAAGACCGGAATCCCTTGATACAAAGGAACCGGTCTTTTTTTGGTACATACAGAATTAGAGGTTAATGGGATGATTAAATTCAGATGGCGAACTTGCCTGTGAGAATGGGTAGGGGTGGGGTTATTTTCCTGAAGCCGTGTTATAATAGATACAGTATAGTACAGATGCATCTTCGGGGGTGGTACAGTTGGACGGACAGGAAGAGAACGTAACGAAGCATGAACAGTTACTTCAACATATTGAACAACTGAAGGTTGGTAGCAAAATATCAGTACGTGGACTTGCGCGGGAGCTGGGTGTAAGTGAAGGGACAGCGTATCGTGCGGTGAAAGAGGCGGAGAACTTCGGGCTGGTCGTGACCAAGGAACGAATTGGAACGGTGCGGATCGAGAAGAGACCTCGGGGTATGTCGGAACAGTTGACCTTTGCTGATGTGGTGACCATTGTTGAGGGCCATGTGCTGGGTGGTAACGAAGGGCTCGCCAAACCGCTGCACAAGTATGTGATTGGTGCGATGAAAGAACAGGCAATGGCCCGTTATATTGACGC
This Paenibacillus xylanexedens DNA region includes the following protein-coding sequences:
- a CDS encoding YlbF family regulator, whose amino-acid sequence is MNIYDKANDLAKALRESSEVEEITSAMKLIEADPDAKAMLDNFRDQQMELQQRMMSGDMPAPDEMEKMEKLFEVLSLNLNIRRLFDAERRLSVIIEDVNKIIADSLGHLYGGAEA